The genomic DNA ATCATTTTAAAGAACGCGTACCGGATGCGCAGATTTTTAAACTGGAACAGAATTATCGTTCTACACAGCAAATTCTGGACCTGTCTAACTGGTTGCTTGATCAGAGCCCAATCAAATATGACAAGCGTCTGGATGCACATCGTGGCGAGGGCATTAAACCCAAACTGCATATCTTCCCGAACGAGTTTGATGAAGCCAAATGGATTGCCATTGATATTAAAGAGCGGCATTTTCTGGAAGGCACGCCGTGGCATGATCATATGGTGCTGGTGCGTTCCAGTTTTGCCGCACGTCACATCGAAGCGGCCTTTATTCAGGCCAATGTGCCTTACCGTTTTATCGGTGGCATGAAACTTCTGGAAACTGCACATGTCAAAGACCTGCTTAGTTTATTGCGGGTGATTGCCAATCCGCTGGATGATATTGCCTGGATGCGTTTTCTGACCTTATGGAATGGCGTGGGAGATGTTGGAGCCAGCAAGCTGGCGCAGCAATTATTGCAGCAGGACAATCCAGAACTGATTTTCGACAAACTGGAAAAATTTGGCCGTATTCCCGAGAAAACGCTGCTGATCATGAAGCAGATGTCGGTATTAAAAGATCAGGTGCAGGCTTGTGTCACTTTGGGGATAGAAGCACTGCTGGAGCAGCTTGAGGAAAACTACGCCAAGAAAGACTGGTCGAAACGCATGGGTGATTTTGATCTGGTCAAGCAGCTGGCCACCAAACATGATCAGCTGAGTGAATTTCTGGAAGAATATGTACTCGATCCGGTCTCGATCAGTGAAATTGAACGCCAGTCTGAAGATGATGTGGTGACGCTGATTACCATCCATTCGGCCAAAGGCACAGAACAGAAAATTTGTTATGTGGCCAATGTTTCTGCCGGACAGTATCCGCATGCACGTGCTCAGGGTAATTTTGACGAAGTTGAAGAGGAGCGTCGGGTTCTCTATGTAGCATTAACCCGCGCCAAAAATGAACTGATTTTAACCAAGCAAAATCTGAATCTCTGGGCGCGGGATCAGGTCGATGAACAGGGACGAAAAATTGAAAGCTATTTCCTGAATGACCTGACCCGCAACCTGTGCATGACCGAGACCCATTACAAGCCGCGTCAGCAAACCGTAAAAAGTGCCTTAATTGAGCGGCAATCGATTAATTTAGATTTTGGTATCGATCTCGATTAAACTATCTCAATATTGAAGTGCAAAAAGTAAGTAGGCGAGTGCTTTTTGGTTTTTTTAGCCTATTTAAAGGTCATCAGATGAAAATTTTAGTCCGTAATTTAGAACGTACAGTGACAGAAGCTGAATTGCTGGAATTGTTTAAGCAATATGGCACGGTAGATTCATGCACCTTGGTTTTAGATGCTGCCACAGGTAAATCAAAGGGTTTTGCTTTTGTGGAAATGCCACATGGCCGTGAAGCGGTGAAAGCGATTAAAGGCTTAAATACCCTGCGTTTGCATGGACAGGGTATTCGGGTCAAGCAGGCTGAAGACAAGTCAGCGGCAGAATAAAAACTAAAAGGAGCGATGCTCCTTTTTTTTATGGATAAAATAACCAGGCTTTGATCAGGTTGAATTGGTCTATTGAATCCCCATCTCTTGATCTGGAAGGATGTAAATTATTCTGGCTGAAATCATCCATGATCATTGAAGTGACACTCGATATCTCACTCATTGAAATTAATCTTCCACAATTTTTATTGTAATTTTTCTGAAAGACCGTTTAATCTTAACGGTGTAATCACGCCAAATCTTAGGAAATCACCATGTCTCGTGTTGCTCGCTTTCATGCCGATCGTACCAATCAGAAACTGTATTTTGCACGTCTTGCATGTCAACAAGCAGAACAAACCGACCATATTCAACAGGCTCAGGCACATCGTGAAGCGGCGGTATTTCATTTGCATGGTGCGGTATTGGCATTTTTGCAGGAACTGGTTCGTTACTACCGGTTAAATGACTTTGCTCCGACCTTGAAATCGATTGAAGAACATATGGCAGAAAAAGGACAGATTTCGCCTGAAGTGACTGTGATGCAGCAGTTGGCGAAACAGGGTTTTATTGCCGAGCTGAAACGTGCCTACCGTATGTGTCAATATGCACCGGAACCGAGTGCGCCGGAACCTGAAGATGAAACCTCTTCCAACCTGATTATTAAAGTGACCCAAACCCCTCAAGCCTGGTTGCCGGATACCAAAATTCTGCGTGAATGGCACCGCGACCTGACCCAGCTGATTGACGGTTTTCGTAATGAGATGGTTGAATTTTAAACTTTACGACCAGTGCTCTTGAAGTTTCTGTCATTGACCTTATATAAATAGTCTAAGTAATGCAAAGTGCAACAGCCCTTTGCCACCATGTTGAACATGGAGGATATATGTCTATAGAACATTTGAAAGAATTATTTGGTAGTCAAGAAGCGATTTTAGAACTTGTTCAACTTGAAGGTGGTGAGTTGGCATTGCGAAATGCAGGCTCTGAAAAAGAACCGCTGGTCAAGATTCAATTTAATGATCAGGTCAAAGCGTTACTTGGTGATCAAACACAGGTAATTGCCCAGCACATGATGCAGGCGGCTTTGTTTGCCATGATGGAAAAGCAGGTCAATGAGTGGCAGGCTGAAGTCATGGATGAACAGCCGAAGTATCTGAGCTAAACTTGTTTAAACCTAAAAAAGCGCACTTTGGTGCGCTTTTTTATAGGCTGCTGATTAGTGTGTTGGTGCTTGATGATGCGCAATCTGAATCTGATTTAAAATATGATTGGTCATGTTGATGGCCATTTCTTCTTTGGCAAAATAAACCTGACCAATATTTTCACGGCGAATCACTTCAGCTTCTTCCTTGCTTTCGGCACATACCAATACCTGAATTTGTGGATTCAAGGTTTTGGCAATGTCGACAATTTTATGGATATCCAGAATATCCATTGGAGACAGTACCAGCAGGCGTGCATGTTGGATATGCGCCTGAATGAGTACCCCTGCTTCGGTCGCGTGTCCCGATACCGCCGCAATGCCTTTGTCACGTAGGCTTTCAACGATCTCACGGTTTTCCTCGGCAATTACCACTTTAATTTCTTGCTGCATTAAGGCTTTGGTAATGCGGCGTCCCACCTCACCATGACCAACAATCACCACCTGATCACGCAAGTATTCTTGTGAGACTTCATCTGGCAACATCGATAGCGGGTCACCACTACGTTCAAGCAAGCGGGCCAAATGTGAGCGTTCACGAATCCAGTTTTGTACCGGTTCAATGGCAGAGAACACAAATGAATTTAAGGTAATGGAGGTAAGTGCACCGGCTAAAATCAGGTTTTGTCCTTCTAAAGACAATAGATTTAGTGAAACGCCTAAAGTTGCCAAAATAAAAGAAAACTCGCCAATTTGTGCAAGGCTGGCACCCACTGTTAAAGCGGTGTTAATTGGATAACGGAAGAACAGCACCAGTGCCATTGCCGCGATAGTCTTGCCAACCATAATAATGGCCACCACGGCAAGCACATGCCACGGTTGCTGCACTAAGATCATGGGATCAAACAGCATTCCCACCGAGACAAAGAATAAAATGGAAAAAATTTCGCGTAGTGGAAGCGTTTCTTCTTCGGCACGGTGGCTAAAATCGGACTCTTTGACCACCATCCCGGCGAAAAATGCACCCAGTGCCATCGACACCCCAAAAACCTTATAAGCACCAAAGGCTATAGAAACTGCAGCGGCCACTACGGTCAAGGTAAACAGTTCACGCGATCCCAGACGGGCAACGATCTGCATAATCCAGGGTACCAGACGTTTACCCACAATCAGCATAAAGGCAATAAAGCCGGCTACTTTAAGCAGGGTAATCGCTAAGGTCATCCAGATATTGGCATTTGGGTCTGAGCCGGAAATTGCTGTTCCACCCAGTAAAACTGCAGTGGCAGGGAGCAGTACCAGTACCAGTACCATGACTAGATCTTCAACCAATAACCAGCCCACGGCAATCTTGCCGTTTACAGAGTTAATCAGACCTTGGTCTCCCAAGGCTTTCAGGAGGACCACGGTACTGGCACAGGACAGGCTTAGACCAAACACCAGTGCCGAGCCAAAACTCCAGCCCCAGATCATCGTTACGCCTATACCAAGCAAGGTTGCTACAGCAATTTGCAGAACTGCACCTGGTAAGGCAATACGGCGTACCTGCATCAGGTCGGTTAAGGAAAAGTGCATCCCGACACCAAACATCAGGAACATGACCCCAAGTTCAGCCAGCTGGTTGGCAAGATGAATATCGCCCACAATGCCTGGTGTATTCGGGCTAATCACAATACCCGCAACTAAATAGCCAATTAGGGGAGGAAGACGAATACGTGCAGCAATATAGCCAAAAATGAGTGCCAGTCCAAAGCCAACGGCAAGTAATATAATCAGATCTACATCATGAGGCACTAAAGACTCCTTAAGCTTGAGCCAAAGTTAAGGGTAAAAAAGAATAAGCACAAAAAATGCCAAAAAAGAATGCCTAGAAGTGTAACAAGTCGAATAAAAAAAATGCAAAAAAAAACGACCCGGAAGGGCCGCTTTTTTCAAGAAGTCAAAATTATTTAATTTTAGCTTCTTTGAAGATTACGTGTTGACGGATTTTTGGATCAAATTTTTTGATTTCCATTTTTTCCGGCATAGTACGTTTGTTCTTAGTCGTAGTATAGAAATAACCTGTACCAGCTGAAGAAACTAGGCGAATTTTATCACGCATTGTACTGACTCCTTAGATCTTTTGACCTTGAGCACGAAGATCAGCAACAACCTTTTCAATGCCCAATTTGTCGATAATACGCATACCCTTAGTGGTTAAACGAATACGTACGAAACGTTTTTCGCTTTCTAACCAGAAACGGTGGTGATGCAGGTTCGGCTCGAACCGGCGTTTGGTTTTGTTATTGGCGTGCGAGACATTGTTTCCAACGACTGGACGCTTGCCGGTAACTTGGCAAACCTTAGACATGGTGAACTCCATTGCTAGACAGCACCGATTGTGCGGCTAGTCATTAAAAGTAAACGGATGAAATCATTCAAGGGGCGTTTTATACCAAAAATACGCTTAAAAGACAAGCGAATTTAAGAAAAACGCGGCATGATCATGTGTGATAGATCATGCCTTGATCAGTTAGCGAAGAAGGGTCTTGGAAATCAGTTTGTGAATCGGCTTGTTAAACGGTGGGAGAATGAATTTTAAGCTATACAGCTTTGGATTAGACATTACTGACCGTTCATGCGACAAACTGAAGAAACCTTCTGGACCATGATATTTGCCCATACCTGAAGCACCGACCCCACCAAAAGGTAAGTCATCCTGTGCTACATGGGTTAATACCATATTCTGTCCGAAATGCCCTGAATGAGTATGCTGTGCGACATAGTCGGCACGCGCCTGATCAAAGTCGAAATAGTATAATGCAAGTGGACGAGGACGGCTATTAATAAAGTCAATCACATCGTCAATTTGATCATATTCGAGAATAGGAAGGATCGGACCAAAAATTTCTTCTTTCATAATCCGCATTTCCGTTGTGACACCGGTCACGACAGTTGGCGCAATTTTTCGAACCTTGCTTAAATCTTCATGTGCCGGATTTAATTCAATAATTTTAGCCCCATGGGTACGGGCATCTTCCAGATAGCCCTGCAGGCGGTTGTATTGTTTGTCATTAATAATCGAGGTGTAATCCTGATTGTACTCAATACTCGGATACATCTCTTCCACACAGGCTTTAAAATGCTCAATAAATTCGGCGGTTTTACCTTTAGGCAGGAACATATAGTCCGGTGCCACACAGGTTTGACCTGAATTCCACAGTTTACCTGCAGCCAGGCGCTGTGCCACATCTTGCAAATCAATAGAAGGATGAACCAGTACCGGTGATTTTCCGCCCAGTTCTAAAATTACCGGCACCAGGTTTGCTGCGGCTGCTGCCATGACGGTTTTACCAATTTCGGTTGAACCGGTAAAAACAATTTTATCAAAGGCTAAATGGCTAAAAGCATCGGAAACTGGTCCGCCACCATTAATCACGGCAACCAGTTCGGTCGGAAATGCTTCACCTAATGCTTTTTCCAAGGCACGACCAAAATGGCTGGAGGCACTAGAAATCTTGATCATGGCATGGTTACCGGCGGCAATTGCACAAATCAGTGGACCAACCGACAACAATAATGGGTAGTTCCATGGAGCAATAATCCCGATCACACCCAAGGGTTGATATTGCACCCATGCTTTTGCCGGCTGATGGATAATTCCAACATGGCGCTTCGAAGGTTTCATCCAGCCGGTCAAATGCTTGCTATAATATCTGATCTGTTCAAGGCAGGTGAGTAGTTCACCGATTTTGGTTTCACCAATAGAACGGTTACCATAGTCCTGATTAATTGCTTCAGCAAATTGATCTTGATATTTAACTAAGATACGCTTGAGGCGTGCTAAACGGTCAATCCGCTCTTTTGCCGATGGAAAGGAATGACGCAGGTAAGCGTGCTTTTGCTGTTCTAGTACGTCGTGTAAGTGCTGAATATTAAACGAATGTGGTGTCATTGAAGTTGTTTTTGTCTGACTGTTCATGACCTGCTACCATTGAATAAAAAGCGATTAATTTAATTTTTAGAGTAAAAACTCTAAATAGTCAAGTTACTTTATGTGTTAGTTCGCTAACCTATTGAATGAATGGTTACTTTAGGATGTCTCACTCCAAAACGGTGAAAACCAAAGAACGTATTTTACAGCTCAGCTTACAGTTATTTAATGAACGCGGTGAGCGTTCGGTAACAACCAATCATATTGCAGCTGAACTAAATATGAGCCCGGGTAATTTGTATTACCATTTTCGCAATAAAAACGAAATCATCAAAGAGTTAATGGAGCAGTATCAAGGCGAAACTCTGGAGATGCTGGCATTGCCTGATGATCGTCCGCTTGATGCCAACGATAAAATTCGTTATTTTCAGGTGCTGAGCAGCCAGCTTTGGGCCTATCGCTTTTTGCATCGTGATGTCTATCATTTGGTTGAAAATAATGAAGATTTTAGAAAAATGTATCCACGCTTTGCCGGACAGGTGATGCAGCAGGGGCAAAAAATCTATAAAGCTTTCGTGAATGCGGGCTTAATGGAAATGACAGACTCAGAAATTGAAGCCCTGATTATTAACTTGTGGATTGTTTTGACCAACTGGACCAACTTCCTGTATATGTCAGGTCATATTACCGATTCGAACCATCTGGAAGAAAAGTGGGTCTGGCAGGCATTACGTCAAATGGTATTTCTGGAAGGGGCTTACCTGCGTGGTGAAAGCCGTCAAACCTATGAACATTTACTTGAAACGCTTGGCCCTTCAGAGCTTTTTGAAAGTTTATCGTCCAGTAAAAAACATGATGCAGGCTAGCCTATTTAGAAAGCCTAAAAAAAGCGTTAGAATACTCGGCTTGTTTTTCAATTTAACTGATTAGTGATATTAACCAACATGAATATGTCCACTGCTAACACGGCACGTTTACTGATTACTTGTGAAGATAAACCAGGTATCGTGCAAGCTGTTTCGAGCTTTTTGTATCATCAGGGAGCAAATATTACCGCACTTGATCAATACGCGACTGAAGCTCAGGGCGGACGTTATTTCATGCGTGTTGAATTTGAACTGGAAAATTTGCAAAGCCGTAAAGAAAGTTTAACCCAGACTTTTGCCACCAATGTGGCAGAACGCTATGACATGCACTGGCGTCTGGCACTGGTCAGTGATGTGAAAAAAGTCGGGATTCTGGTTTCTAAAGTCGATCATGCCTTGCTTGAGCTGTTATGGCGTCATGCGCGTGGCGGTTTACCATGTGAAATTACCAAAGTGGTTTCAAACCATGACACCTTGCGTGAAGCAGTAGAAAACTTTGGTATTCCATTTGAAGTGGTGCCGGTGAATAAAGAAAATAAACGTGAAGCCTATGCCAAAATTGATGAAATCATGCAGGGCAACGATTTACTGATTCTTGCGCGTTATATGCAAATTCTGGATGAAGAGTTTGTTAAAAACTGGGAAATGAAAATTATCAACATCCACCATTCTTTCTTGCCAGCCTTTGTTGGTGCGAACCCGTATAAACAGGCCTATGATAAAGGGGTGAAACTGATTGGTGCAACAGCGCATTATGTGACTGCTGACCTCGATCAGGGCCCGATCATTGAGCAAGATGTAGAACGAGTAAATCACGATTTTACCGTCGATCAGCTCCGTGAACTCGGACAAGATGTGGAACGTAATGTTTTGGCTCGTGCAGTGAAATGGTATCTGGAAGACCGTATTATTGTGGATGGCAACAAAACAGTTGTTTTTCAATAAATATTGCTAAAAATACCAGTTTAAAAGGCATGTTTTAGGCATGCCTTTTTCGTTTTCGATTCAAAAAACTCATCAAAACGGGCATTTTAATAGTTGCAAATGAAAACACTTCTCATTTATTATTGGCATGCTTTAATTGTACTAACCGATGAGCCTGATTGCTGCAATCTTTATAGATCTACAATCGCTTAAATTAGGTAACTGATTTTAATGAGTCAATCCTCCGCTCTAAAGATGCAAACTCCCAATCCAATGAAAAAGAAAATGATCACTGCTTTGCTTGCGGTGGTGGTGGGTCACATGGGCGTGTTGTGGGCGGTAGGGCACATGAAAACTCCGGAACTGAAACCGATTGAAAAAGAACCGTTAAAGGTGCGTTTTGTAAAAATTCAAGAGCCAGCAAAACCGCTACCACCAAAGCCTAAAGCGGAACCGAAAAAGGAACCCCCAAAACCGAAAGAAGTGAAACAGGTTGAAATTGTAAAAAAACAGCTTCCACCCCCACCGAAAAAGGTAGAAAAGGTTCAACAAGTTAAAAAAGCAGAAACACAGAAACCCGTGATCAAACCGGTGGAAGCACCATCCAAACCGACAGTAACGACCGCGATTTCTGAAACCAAAGTGGTGAAACCTGTTCCGGTGACACCTCCACCTGCGCCAGTTACACCGCCTGCACCGGTTGCGCCTCCTGCATTGCCATCACCAAAAAATGTTTCGATTGGTGGTTCAGGCGTGCAATGGAGTCGTTCTCCTAAACCATCCTATAGCAATAGCGACCTGCAAGGGCAAACGCGTACAGCCATGGTGTATATTGAAGCGAATGAAAAAGGGGTAATTACCTCAGTGCGTATGGTACGTTCGACCGGTGTTCCTGCTTTAGATGAAAAGATTTTACGCTCAGTGCGTAGTTCCAAATTCAAACCGTACAAAGAAAATGGCGTGGCTTATCCAATCAAGGCTAACCTCCCATTGGAATTGACAGTGAATCCACGCGGCTAACATTTATTAGGAGTTCGAGTATGAACTTTTCAGTTTATTGGCAACATGCTGATGCAGTGAGTAAAACCCTGTATTTCGTGTTATTGGCAATGTCGATTGCGACATGGACCATCTTCATTTTACGTATAATGGGGACTCGCCAACTGAAGCAACAAGCTTATGCTCAACTTTCTCAAGCGTTAAGCAAGTTAAAAGCAAAATTTGCAGCTTTGAATTTTGAACAACGTAAAGCGGTCGCTGAACAGGCGTTGTTGCGTCAAATTTCAGTTGAAAAATCCAATGCTGAAAAAGGTGTGGCAGTTTTGGGTACCATTGCTTCACTGGCACCGTTTGTGGGTTTGTTTGGTACGGTTTGGGGTATTTTCCACGCGCTGGTTGCAGTAGGTAAGAGTGGTCAGGCAGGTCTGGCACAAGTGGCGACACCTGTTGGTGAAGCCTTGATTATGACCGGTCTGGGTTTGGCTGTCGCGATTCCTGCGGTACTGGCTTATAACATGTGTACCCGTGCCAATCGAAGTTTGTCACATGAGTTACAAGATCAGGCACACAGTTTGTTGATTGATACCATGTTGCAACAGGACAGTGCAGCTCAGGTAGAAACTAAAGCAGCAACAAACAATCTGGTGGGAGGTCAGGCTTAATGGGCTTTCAATTGGGCGAAGACAACGATGTAGGTATGAATGAGATGAACCTCATTCCACTAATCGATATTATGTTGGTATTGATGATCATCTTCCTGGTGACAGCAACCGTTGCTAACCCGTCAATTCCATTAACCTTACCTAAAACAACAGCAGATATTACGGATTTGCCGCCTAAAAACGTCACCATCAGTATTAATGCCAGTGGAGAGGTTGCCTGGAATGGCAAGGTGCTCACGCTTGATGAATTGCAGACGAAATTTAACCAAGCGGGTCAGGAACAGCATCAGCCAACCATTATTCTGAAAGCAGATAAAGAATCACGTTATGACACGGTTGCTCAAGTGATGTCTCGTGCGAGCGAAGCCGGGCTCAGCGATATTGCCTTTGCGACTGATAACTAATTTGATCCTTAAAAAAAAGCGACCTTTAAGGTCGCTTTTTTTATGGCTAGAATTTTCTACACAGTCGCTTATTCCGGTTTCAGCAGGTCCTGAAACTTGCTGCGCAATTTCATTAATTTCGGAGGGATGGTGAAATTGCAATAGCCTTGCGCAGGATTGCGGGCAAAGAAATTCTGGTGATATTCTTCGGCAGGGTAGAACTGCGGTGCAGGGCTTAGCTCAGTCACAATATTGAGACCTTCTGCTTTCAGGGCATTAATTGTATGTTGTGCCTGCTGTTGCTGTTCATCATTAAAATAATAAATCACAGAACGATATTGAGTGCCGATGTCATTACCTTGACGGTTTAAGGTCGTTGGATCATGCGTGGTAAAAAAGACATCTAACAGCTGAACGAAGCTTATTTGCGTTTCATCATAATCAATCAGAATGACTTCGGCATGGTTGGTATCGCCACGGCAAATATCATCATAACTGGGATGTTCAGTATGGCCACCAGCATAACCACTGACCACTTTTTCCACACCTTTTAACTGTAAAAAAACGGCTTCGACACACCAGAAGCATCCACCACCGAATAAGGCCTGTTGCATAGTTTGATCCTGTATTTGCTTATTGTTTTTAATATAGAGGCTTTCTATGAAGCTAAAATGTATTGAAACATTTTAAACACAAAAGCCTGAGCTTTCAGGCTTTTATTTGAGCAGTTTAACGTAGTTGCACCGGACTGGTAAATTGCAGCAGTACGTTGCCGTAGCGATCAAGCAATTTAAGCGTTTTCCCGAAAACCTGATAGTGGGCTACTTTAGCCAAGGCTGCATTAAATTGTTCAGACGGATTGTTATTGTCCAGACAGGCCATTTTAGTCCCTGCCATTTGACTGAGCACCAGGGTATCTCGACCTGCTGCATAGCTGCCCATAATACGATTGCAGCCATCGGCACCGCTGACACGTTTAGTTATGGCATCAAATTGTAAACTTGGAATATTGTGTGCAGTCGGTGCTGTCTTGATTGCGGTATTGCCAATATGGGTGGCAATCCAGCTACGGTTTTGCAGTTGCACTAAATTGGCAGTTTCAATGGTAGCAGATGCACTTGGTGTGGTTTCACAACCCGTCAAAGCAATAGCAGTGCCCAGTATGCCAACAGCAAATATTTTTTTTAACATATTGGAGTTCTCATTCTTGGTTTAACTTGGAGTCTATATAAACAAAAAAACAGGCTTTTCACTAGGATTAAATGGATGTTTTTTATATTTTTAATTTTGAAATTCAGCTGATTCGTCTGTTATCGCTGCGGGGATGCCCTGACGAATCAGG from Acinetobacter sp. CS-2 includes the following:
- a CDS encoding RNA recognition motif domain-containing protein, translating into MKILVRNLERTVTEAELLELFKQYGTVDSCTLVLDAATGKSKGFAFVEMPHGREAVKAIKGLNTLRLHGQGIRVKQAEDKSAAE
- a CDS encoding MotA/TolQ/ExbB proton channel family protein yields the protein MNFSVYWQHADAVSKTLYFVLLAMSIATWTIFILRIMGTRQLKQQAYAQLSQALSKLKAKFAALNFEQRKAVAEQALLRQISVEKSNAEKGVAVLGTIASLAPFVGLFGTVWGIFHALVAVGKSGQAGLAQVATPVGEALIMTGLGLAVAIPAVLAYNMCTRANRSLSHELQDQAHSLLIDTMLQQDSAAQVETKAATNNLVGGQA
- the purU gene encoding formyltetrahydrofolate deformylase yields the protein MNMSTANTARLLITCEDKPGIVQAVSSFLYHQGANITALDQYATEAQGGRYFMRVEFELENLQSRKESLTQTFATNVAERYDMHWRLALVSDVKKVGILVSKVDHALLELLWRHARGGLPCEITKVVSNHDTLREAVENFGIPFEVVPVNKENKREAYAKIDEIMQGNDLLILARYMQILDEEFVKNWEMKIINIHHSFLPAFVGANPYKQAYDKGVKLIGATAHYVTADLDQGPIIEQDVERVNHDFTVDQLRELGQDVERNVLARAVKWYLEDRIIVDGNKTVVFQ
- a CDS encoding cation:proton antiporter; protein product: MPHDVDLIILLAVGFGLALIFGYIAARIRLPPLIGYLVAGIVISPNTPGIVGDIHLANQLAELGVMFLMFGVGMHFSLTDLMQVRRIALPGAVLQIAVATLLGIGVTMIWGWSFGSALVFGLSLSCASTVVLLKALGDQGLINSVNGKIAVGWLLVEDLVMVLVLVLLPATAVLLGGTAISGSDPNANIWMTLAITLLKVAGFIAFMLIVGKRLVPWIMQIVARLGSRELFTLTVVAAAVSIAFGAYKVFGVSMALGAFFAGMVVKESDFSHRAEEETLPLREIFSILFFVSVGMLFDPMILVQQPWHVLAVVAIIMVGKTIAAMALVLFFRYPINTALTVGASLAQIGEFSFILATLGVSLNLLSLEGQNLILAGALTSITLNSFVFSAIEPVQNWIRERSHLARLLERSGDPLSMLPDEVSQEYLRDQVVIVGHGEVGRRITKALMQQEIKVVIAEENREIVESLRDKGIAAVSGHATEAGVLIQAHIQHARLLVLSPMDILDIHKIVDIAKTLNPQIQVLVCAESKEEAEVIRRENIGQVYFAKEEMAINMTNHILNQIQIAHHQAPTH
- a CDS encoding TetR/AcrR family transcriptional regulator, which codes for MSHSKTVKTKERILQLSLQLFNERGERSVTTNHIAAELNMSPGNLYYHFRNKNEIIKELMEQYQGETLEMLALPDDRPLDANDKIRYFQVLSSQLWAYRFLHRDVYHLVENNEDFRKMYPRFAGQVMQQGQKIYKAFVNAGLMEMTDSEIEALIINLWIVLTNWTNFLYMSGHITDSNHLEEKWVWQALRQMVFLEGAYLRGESRQTYEHLLETLGPSELFESLSSSKKHDAG
- a CDS encoding coniferyl aldehyde dehydrogenase, encoding MNSQTKTTSMTPHSFNIQHLHDVLEQQKHAYLRHSFPSAKERIDRLARLKRILVKYQDQFAEAINQDYGNRSIGETKIGELLTCLEQIRYYSKHLTGWMKPSKRHVGIIHQPAKAWVQYQPLGVIGIIAPWNYPLLLSVGPLICAIAAGNHAMIKISSASSHFGRALEKALGEAFPTELVAVINGGGPVSDAFSHLAFDKIVFTGSTEIGKTVMAAAAANLVPVILELGGKSPVLVHPSIDLQDVAQRLAAGKLWNSGQTCVAPDYMFLPKGKTAEFIEHFKACVEEMYPSIEYNQDYTSIINDKQYNRLQGYLEDARTHGAKIIELNPAHEDLSKVRKIAPTVVTGVTTEMRIMKEEIFGPILPILEYDQIDDVIDFINSRPRPLALYYFDFDQARADYVAQHTHSGHFGQNMVLTHVAQDDLPFGGVGASGMGKYHGPEGFFSLSHERSVMSNPKLYSLKFILPPFNKPIHKLISKTLLR
- a CDS encoding ATP-dependent helicase; amino-acid sequence: MSLATLINELNPQQKQAATTESKHSLVLAGAGCGKTKTIVARAAYLIDQGVPANQIQILTFTRRSASEIVARVELALGEQAKGLRASTFHTFCMYLLRRIPKAFGLEQFSIIDRDDQLMMFRLIRGKDDKKNPNALPKPQQLCDLYSFARNTRQKLSLALEKQMPEFLEYKDQIADIMKEYEARKRVRSFLDYDDILAVVASALAQSEGLSDYVASICQHMLVDEMQDTNPLQWALLEPLKDKVSLFCVGDDAQSIYGFRGADFENIHHFKERVPDAQIFKLEQNYRSTQQILDLSNWLLDQSPIKYDKRLDAHRGEGIKPKLHIFPNEFDEAKWIAIDIKERHFLEGTPWHDHMVLVRSSFAARHIEAAFIQANVPYRFIGGMKLLETAHVKDLLSLLRVIANPLDDIAWMRFLTLWNGVGDVGASKLAQQLLQQDNPELIFDKLEKFGRIPEKTLLIMKQMSVLKDQVQACVTLGIEALLEQLEENYAKKDWSKRMGDFDLVKQLATKHDQLSEFLEEYVLDPVSISEIERQSEDDVVTLITIHSAKGTEQKICYVANVSAGQYPHARAQGNFDEVEEERRVLYVALTRAKNELILTKQNLNLWARDQVDEQGRKIESYFLNDLTRNLCMTETHYKPRQQTVKSALIERQSINLDFGIDLD
- a CDS encoding ExbD/TolR family protein; its protein translation is MGFQLGEDNDVGMNEMNLIPLIDIMLVLMIIFLVTATVANPSIPLTLPKTTADITDLPPKNVTISINASGEVAWNGKVLTLDELQTKFNQAGQEQHQPTIILKADKESRYDTVAQVMSRASEAGLSDIAFATDN
- the rpmB gene encoding 50S ribosomal protein L28; protein product: MSKVCQVTGKRPVVGNNVSHANNKTKRRFEPNLHHHRFWLESEKRFVRIRLTTKGMRIIDKLGIEKVVADLRAQGQKI
- a CDS encoding energy transducer TonB, encoding MSQSSALKMQTPNPMKKKMITALLAVVVGHMGVLWAVGHMKTPELKPIEKEPLKVRFVKIQEPAKPLPPKPKAEPKKEPPKPKEVKQVEIVKKQLPPPPKKVEKVQQVKKAETQKPVIKPVEAPSKPTVTTAISETKVVKPVPVTPPPAPVTPPAPVAPPALPSPKNVSIGGSGVQWSRSPKPSYSNSDLQGQTRTAMVYIEANEKGVITSVRMVRSTGVPALDEKILRSVRSSKFKPYKENGVAYPIKANLPLELTVNPRG
- the rpmG gene encoding 50S ribosomal protein L33, which encodes MRDKIRLVSSAGTGYFYTTTKNKRTMPEKMEIKKFDPKIRQHVIFKEAKIK
- a CDS encoding DUF6586 family protein; the encoded protein is MSRVARFHADRTNQKLYFARLACQQAEQTDHIQQAQAHREAAVFHLHGAVLAFLQELVRYYRLNDFAPTLKSIEEHMAEKGQISPEVTVMQQLAKQGFIAELKRAYRMCQYAPEPSAPEPEDETSSNLIIKVTQTPQAWLPDTKILREWHRDLTQLIDGFRNEMVEF
- the msrA gene encoding peptide-methionine (S)-S-oxide reductase MsrA: MQQALFGGGCFWCVEAVFLQLKGVEKVVSGYAGGHTEHPSYDDICRGDTNHAEVILIDYDETQISFVQLLDVFFTTHDPTTLNRQGNDIGTQYRSVIYYFNDEQQQQAQHTINALKAEGLNIVTELSPAPQFYPAEEYHQNFFARNPAQGYCNFTIPPKLMKLRSKFQDLLKPE